In Oceanotoga teriensis, the DNA window GCGAATGAAACAGATGAAGTTGTTAATCAAATAAATTATGAATCAGAAGAATTAAGACAAAAATTTAACAAAATCACAAATATGTTGATAACTATAGACTCTAATTTAAATAGACTTCAAAATAATACAAAAGATCAAAATGATTCTATTTATCATATAAATGAAGAAATGAAATCCATAGAATCAGTTGTTTCAAATATAAAAAATAAAACAGAAAATCTTGAAAATATTTCAAAAGTACAGAATAAACAATCTTTAAAAATAAATGATATAGCCGAAAAATTGTTTAATAATACAAAAATACTCATAGAAATGATACAAAATAATGGATAAATTAAATTAGCGAATTATTTAATCAAGTGTTATAATTAATTTTTATTTAAAATTTAATCGATTCTCTAAAAAAGAGTTAAATCTTTTTAAAGATAAAAAAACAAATATGTATTAAAATTTGAATGATAAGTTATTATTTGTGATTTTTGAGGGAATTATATCTTTATATTTTAAAGGGGGCTTATAAGATGAATCTTAAATTTGGGTTTGACAGAGAACAAAAAAAAGAAGAAAGAAAACTTTTAGAAAAAGAAAAAATAGAAAACTTTAACGATGAAGAGAGAGCATTTTATTATGAAATTGAGAAACTTATTTATGCAGAAGAGGAAAAAGATATAAAAAATTAATTTAAATATTTCTAATCCCAGTTTATATAACTGGGATTTTTTATTTTATAAATTTCATTGAAAGTTAAGTATAAGTGTGTTATAATAAAAATGAGTTAATATTAAGTTAAGGGAGGGATTGTATGAAATTAGGAATGAAAATATTTGTTGTGATTATAATTATAATATTAATATTTACAGGATTATCTCTTTACAATAGTTATATTATATTTAAAAATACTGGGGATTATGCAGAAACGAATCTGATAAAAGCAAATACAAAGATCATGGAAGATTATAATACATTTTTTGAAGAACTTGATAAACTTACAAATCTCACTTCTAAATTAGACAATGTAAGAACGAGAAATGAACATATAAGGAATATATTTAAATATATAAATGAAAGTTATAAAAATATAGACCTTTCTTATGTGGCATTTGAAGATGGAACTTATATATTTGAACCAGATAGGGAAATGCCATCGGATTATGATCCAACTGTTAGACCATGGTATATAGAAGCCAAGAGTATGGAGAATGTTTATATAACAGAGCCATATGAAGATGTTTCAACAAAAGAAATGGTAATTTCAGTTGCGAAAAGAGTTTATGGACCGGATAATAATATAATAGGTGTTGTTGCCTTTGATGTTTCTATGACAGATCTTGTGAATGTTTTGAGTGCCAATAAATCTTATGATTCTTCATATGCTTATGTTTTAAATCAAAAAGGTATTACACTTGTACATCCTGAAAAAGAAAGAATTGGAGTTGATATTTCAGATAATATTTTATTTAAAAATCTTGATGGAAAAAATGGTATTTTAAATTATGAATATGATGGTGTTAAGAAGATGGCTTTTTATAATACATCGGATTTAACGAATTGGATATTTTACACAGTAGTAGATGTTAAAGAAGTTGAATCTGAGGCAAGAAGTCAATTAGTGTTTAATTTAATATTTATAATAATAATTATTATTATATCTTTGGTATTGACCATAATATTTACAAAAATTAATATTTCAAGTCCTATAAATCATCTCATGAAAAATGTTGATAAGTTCGGGGAAGGTGATTTAACAGTTGATTTTACGATAAAAAGTAAGGATGAAATAGGAAAAATTTCCGAAAGTTTAAATTTAATGGCAAAAAATATTCAAGAAGCGATGTCATCTATAGATAATTCAGCATCTGAAACGAAAGTATCTTCTGAAGATCTTGCAAATATTTCACAAAAAATAGCTGGAATGATAGAAAATGTCAATGTTCAAATGAATGATATAAGAGATAGCTCTGGAAATGTTTCAGCCAATGTAGAAGAAGTTACATCGGGAGTTCATGAAGTTGCAGATGGAGCGAGAAGTATTTCTCAATCAGCTATGGAATTGAGTGAGTTTGCCGATAATACATTATCATTTGCTCAGCAAGGAAGTGAAAAAATAGATTTTATTGGAGATAGCATTAAAAATGCTGTAAAAAAATCTTCAAAAGCTAAAGAAGAAGTCACAGTTCTCGAAAAAGAAGCTTCGAATGTTGTTGAAATAATAAATACAATAAATAATATAACAGAACAAACTAATTTACTTGCATTAAATGCAGCAATAGAGGCAGCTCGTGCGGGAGAAGCAGGAAAAGGGTTTGCTGTTGTAGCGGATGAAATAAGGAAACTTGCTGAAGAATCAAGAAAAGCTACAGAAGAAATCGATTCTATATTGTCTGATGTAAAAAATGGTACGGATACTGTTAATAAAACTACTATAGATGTTGAAAATGAAATAAAGAATATAGAAAATAATATGTCTAATTTAAGTGAATTATTTGATAATATAAAAAATAAAGTTGAAGGCATGACTTCTGGAGTTGAAAATTTAACTGCAGCGAGTCAACAACAGAGTGCATCAGCTGATGAAATGAATAATGCTATGGATAATATTTCAAAACTCGTTGTTGATATAAATGAAAAAATAAATGAGATAAGTGAAGATATAGAAAATCAAAATTCTGAAGCTCAGAATATAAGTGCAAGTAGTGAAGAATTATCAGCACTTTCTGAAAGTTTGTCAGAAGAGGTTAAAAAATTTAAATTTTAATAAAATGAAACTGTTACATGAGGTAAGAGAATATTAAAATCTCTTACCTCAATTTTATTGAATAAGTACAATTGAATTTTTTATTTATATCTAAATATAATGAATCTTCTTTATCTGAAAAATCGCCATCGAAATCTTCAAAATCTGCATGTCCATACCATGGCTCTATACATATGAATGGGGATTCGCCTTTTTGTGACCATATACCTAAAAAAGGAAATCCTTTGAAATCAACTGTTAATGAATATTCATTTTTATTATTTCTTAAAGATATTTTTGAAGATTTTAAATTTTTGAATATCAAAGCATCTTCATTAAACAATTCATGATTTAATTTTATTATTTTTTCATTTTTCAAATAAGGTATACTTTTTCTACTGAATAATCCAAGTTCTGTATTCAAACATTCTCTATTTATGGTTTCATTATTTTCAAATTCTAAATAATAATCTTCAAAAGACTCATTTTCTAATATAGGACATTTAAATCCTGGATGAGCTCCTATAGAAAAGTATATTCTTTTATCATCTAAGTTTATTACTTCATAATTTATGAATAATGAATCTTCAATTATTTCATAGGTTATTATTAATTCGAATTTATAAGGATATTTTTTCAAAGTATTTTCATCATATTTCAAAGAATATGTTAATTTTGAAGTGCTCGACTCTTTTAAATCAAACTCTAAATCTCTGGCAAAACCATGTTGGCCTAATTCAAATACTTTACCATTTACGGTATATTCATTGTTTTTAACTTTTCCAACTATAGGAAAAAGTATTGGTGCATGGCGGCCCCAGTATTTTTTATCTGCAGTCCACAAAAACTCTATATTTGAACTGTTTTTAATACTTATTAATTGAGCACCCGAGGAGTCTACTACAATTTTTAAATTTTCATTTGAGATGGTTTTTAACATATTTTCCCTTCTTTCAATTCATTTTTTATCATTATGTATTATATAATAAAAATATAAACATGAATTATCATATCTTATAAGATATGATAGTTCATGTTATTTTATCGATTCTATTTTTCGGATATTATAATATTATAAATTTTATTTTTTTCTACTTTTAAAACATTTGAAATTATTTTTATTTTATCTTCTCTCATATTTGAAAAATAAATATTATATTTATCATCAAATTTAATCGTTTTTGTTTTATTATGATTTACAAATCTTATTAAATAATCATTATTATTTATTATTTTTAAAGCATATATAGTTATATCATTTGGTAAATCGAATAATTTATCTTCTATTATTTTAGAATTGTTTAATATTATAGGGTGTAAAGAATAAGTACTTGAATTTTTAAAAAGTTCTTTTTCATTTTCAATTATTCTAAAAGCATATTCTAAATTTATGCTTCTAATTATTTGAGAATCTTCAGTTTTTAAATTTGGACCAGCTTCAATCTGTCTCGTAGAAATATTTTTTTTTGAAAGACTATCAACAGATCTTAATAAAGTTAAATATATTTCATTTTCAATTATTTCATATTCGTATAGGCCTCGCGTTATAATTTGAATTTTTTTATCAGTTACAAATTTATTCATGGTATATCTTGGAATAATTTCTTCGGCTGATGTATCTTTATTTAATTTATAAGGTCCATTGTTGTTGAACTTGATATTATTATTTAACTTTGTTTTGTGTTCTACAAGACCATAATAACCGTCATTATATATTAAATTATTCTTAGATATTTTGAAACTACTTCTAAATCTATTATTTTTTTGTTTGTTTTTTATATTTAAATAAATATTAACACCTTTTAAATTTTTTGAAAGTTTATATATTATAGTTATTGGAGAATTTTTAAAGTCAGATTTACATTCAATTATTTTCATATTTTCGTTTTCTTTAATCTTTAAAGATTTAATTTTAGGGTTTACTTTTAATTCTTTTCCACCATAATCATAATTATATTCATCTCCTATATCTTTAGAATAAAAAAAAGTGTTTAAATTATTATAATTAGTATTCTTTATTTTATCTTCAATATCAAAAGATAGATCTTCATTTAATTTAAATTTTATAAATTTATTTTCAAATGTAGCATTATTAATATTTTTTTTATGAGTTGAAATTTTTTGTGATTTTTTTAATTCTAAAGTTATTATCTCAAATGGTTTTAATTTTAAACTGAAAGTTATTTTTTTTACACATTTTTCTAAAAAAGGAATTATTGATTTATCTGTTAGGTAACTATTCAATTGATTAATTTCTTTTATATAATTATTACCACCTACAGTATTTTCTGATTTATCCATAATATTTAAAATTTTTTGTGATTTTTCTATTATACAAGGTATTTTTTCATTTTTTTGATAAAGTTCATAATCATCTTTATTATTATCTAAATAAAATTCATATATATCATTGTTTTCATATTCAGACATATTTATTATGTTTATATAATTTTTGTTTTTAGAATCATCGATAAAATTGTTTAATATTCTTGACAAAGTAGATCTTGCATTATCAAAAGAATTTTTAAGTCTAACTTCAACTTCTTTTCCTACACTATCTGTTGAACATCCTCCAATAGAATCATGAGCTTGAGATTTTAATAGTTCTTTCCAACCATAGTTTATTTCATTTTCAAAGTTTTTTTTATATTTTTTTATGGCTATTATATTCAATGGTTCTATATATCTTTCATATAATATTTGAGACTCATGGTTTAATAATTTTAAGTATATTCTGCTTGAACTTATGTCTTTTAAAATAGGTTCATATAGAGGACTTTTTAATTCGCCATATACTTTTTTAAATTTCTTTTTATGTTTAAAAACTTCATCAGAATAGTTTTCAAGTGTTGAATGAATTATATTTTTTGAAAAGATTTTTTTTATTTTAAAGTCTGGAATTTCATGATCAATTCCATTCATCAATAATATA includes these proteins:
- a CDS encoding methyl-accepting chemotaxis protein; this translates as MKLGMKIFVVIIIIILIFTGLSLYNSYIIFKNTGDYAETNLIKANTKIMEDYNTFFEELDKLTNLTSKLDNVRTRNEHIRNIFKYINESYKNIDLSYVAFEDGTYIFEPDREMPSDYDPTVRPWYIEAKSMENVYITEPYEDVSTKEMVISVAKRVYGPDNNIIGVVAFDVSMTDLVNVLSANKSYDSSYAYVLNQKGITLVHPEKERIGVDISDNILFKNLDGKNGILNYEYDGVKKMAFYNTSDLTNWIFYTVVDVKEVESEARSQLVFNLIFIIIIIIISLVLTIIFTKINISSPINHLMKNVDKFGEGDLTVDFTIKSKDEIGKISESLNLMAKNIQEAMSSIDNSASETKVSSEDLANISQKIAGMIENVNVQMNDIRDSSGNVSANVEEVTSGVHEVADGARSISQSAMELSEFADNTLSFAQQGSEKIDFIGDSIKNAVKKSSKAKEEVTVLEKEASNVVEIINTINNITEQTNLLALNAAIEAARAGEAGKGFAVVADEIRKLAEESRKATEEIDSILSDVKNGTDTVNKTTIDVENEIKNIENNMSNLSELFDNIKNKVEGMTSGVENLTAASQQQSASADEMNNAMDNISKLVVDINEKINEISEDIENQNSEAQNISASSEELSALSESLSEEVKKFKF
- a CDS encoding aldose 1-epimerase family protein, with amino-acid sequence MLKTISNENLKIVVDSSGAQLISIKNSSNIEFLWTADKKYWGRHAPILFPIVGKVKNNEYTVNGKVFELGQHGFARDLEFDLKESSTSKLTYSLKYDENTLKKYPYKFELIITYEIIEDSLFINYEVINLDDKRIYFSIGAHPGFKCPILENESFEDYYLEFENNETINRECLNTELGLFSRKSIPYLKNEKIIKLNHELFNEDALIFKNLKSSKISLRNNKNEYSLTVDFKGFPFLGIWSQKGESPFICIEPWYGHADFEDFDGDFSDKEDSLYLDINKKFNCTYSIKLR